From a single Halodesulfovibrio marinisediminis DSM 17456 genomic region:
- a CDS encoding thioredoxin family protein, giving the protein MSAITPIPNEHIENFFASLTDAILFFHKEQCPHCKNMEKVLEKFSTKTPSVEFFSIDCEKHPELQEKLSFYRVPTIAFVRNGEVIKVHTGLMNPRELKTLYTSL; this is encoded by the coding sequence ATGAGTGCTATTACCCCAATTCCTAATGAGCATATTGAAAACTTTTTCGCATCTCTTACCGATGCAATTCTGTTCTTTCATAAGGAACAATGCCCACACTGCAAAAATATGGAAAAAGTTTTGGAAAAGTTTTCAACCAAAACACCTTCTGTAGAATTTTTCAGCATTGATTGTGAAAAACACCCTGAATTACAGGAAAAGCTCTCATTCTACCGTGTTCCAACAATAGCTTTTGTCCGCAACGGTGAAGTCATAAAAGTTCATACCGGTCTCATGAACCCGCGTGAACTCAAAACTCTTTACACTTCCCTGTAA